Below is a window of Syntrophorhabdales bacterium DNA.
TGTTGAGGGGAGAGCGGGTGAGCCGAGAGACAAGTACGTGCACACGGTGGAGCAGGGGCTCTGGGCGAAGCCCACCAACCTGAACAACGTGGAGACATGGGCCAATGTGCCTTCAATCATAAACGAGGGGCTGGAGTGGTATACCTCGATCGGCACGAAGCAGAGCAAGGGCACGAAGATCTTCTCGCTCGTCGGCAAGGTGAATAACACCGGTCTTATCGAAGTGCCGATGGGCATTACACTGAGGCAGATCATCTTTGACCTCGGGGGAGGAATCAGGGGCAGGCGCCGCTTTAAGGCGGTCCAGACCGGCGGCCCATCGGGTGGCTGCATACCGGAGCAGTACCTGGACATGCCGGTCGACTTCGATTCCCTGGCGAGTATCGGGTCCATGATGGGATCAGGCGGGATGATTGTCATGGACGAAAGGGATTGCATGGTGGACGTGGCCCGTTATTTCCTGCAATTCCTGATGGAAGAGTCGTGCGGCAAGTGTACGCCTTGCAGGGAAGGTACACGGCGCATGTATGAGATTCTGGACCGGATCTGCAAAGGCGAAGGTAAGATAGAAGATCTTATGCATCTTGAAGAGCTGGGACGGGGATTGCAATGGGGAGCGATATGCGGCTTGGGGCAGACTGCACCGAACCCGGTCCTCTCTACGATCCGCTACTTCAGCGATGAGTACAAGGCCCATATCATCGAAGGAAGATGTCCAGCGGGTGTGTGCAAAGATATTACCACCTTCACGATCATGGAGGATAAGTGCACCGGGTGCATGCGCTGCGCTGCGGAGTGTCCGGTGGGAGCGGTAGTGGGCGAGAGGAAAGCGCCTCAGACGATAAACGACATGCTTTGCATAACGTGCGGCATCTGTTACGACGTCTGTCCCTTTGATGCGGTAAAAATAAGCTGAGAGGAGTTTTGTGCATGGTTCAGCTTGCGATAAATGGTAGAAGAGTCTCTGCGGGAAAAGGAGAAATGCTCCTCAAGGTAGCCCAACGGGAAGGGTTTGTGATCCCGACACTCTGTTACCATGAATTACTCGGCTCAGCCGGACGTTGCAGGCTTTGCGTGGTTGAGGTGCATGATGCCGGCAAAAAACGCGTGGTAGCCTCCTGTCTCTATCCGGTAAAGGAAGGCCTAGAAGTCTTCACTGATTCAGACGAGGTAAAGCTCGTCAGGAGGACGGTGCTGGAGTTGCTTCTTGCCCGTAATCCATCGGCTGAGCTGATACAGCACCTCGCAAGACAGCACGGTATCAACGAGGCCAGATACGTACCGGATCAGGACAAGGGCAAATGCATTCTCTGCAACCTGTGTGTCCGCTGCTGCAAAGAGATAGTCGGAGTCTCGGCGCTTGGCTTGAGCGGGAAGGGCCCGGTGAAGAAGGTGGGACCACCCTTCGACGAACCCTCTGAGACCTGTATCGGCTGCGGCGCCTGTGTTGTCATCTGTCCTACCGGGCACATCGTCATGGAAGAAAGTAAGGGCGTGAGGACCATCTGGAAAAAGAAATTCGCGCTTGCCATGTGTCCTACGTGCAAGAGGCACCATCTCCCCATATTTCAGCTTGAGTGGATCTCAAAGACCAGGAACATCCCGATGGAGGAGTTGATGGTGTGCGAGGACTGTAGATAATGGAGGCTTGAGGCTCAAGGTTCAAGGCTAACAGTCCTGGGCAGAACCGTGCGCGATTTCAAAAATGCCGTGCACGTCCAGGATCAACCCCACACGGCCATCACCGAGAATAGTTGCGCCGGATAATCCCTTAACACCCTCCAGCGTCTCCCCGAGGTTCTTGATCACCACTTCCTGCTTGCCCACCAGGTCGTCAATCATGAGGCCCTTCTGCTGCCCGTTGCACTCTGTCACGACGATCAGAGCTTCCCAGGGATCGTGTTTCCGGGGTGTT
It encodes the following:
- a CDS encoding 2Fe-2S iron-sulfur cluster-binding protein; translation: MVQLAINGRRVSAGKGEMLLKVAQREGFVIPTLCYHELLGSAGRCRLCVVEVHDAGKKRVVASCLYPVKEGLEVFTDSDEVKLVRRTVLELLLARNPSAELIQHLARQHGINEARYVPDQDKGKCILCNLCVRCCKEIVGVSALGLSGKGPVKKVGPPFDEPSETCIGCGACVVICPTGHIVMEESKGVRTIWKKKFALAMCPTCKRHHLPIFQLEWISKTRNIPMEELMVCEDCR
- a CDS encoding chemotaxis protein CheW, which produces TPRKHDPWEALIVVTECNGQQKGLMIDDLVGKQEVVIKNLGETLEGVKGLSGATILGDGRVGLILDVHGIFEIAHGSAQDC